One window from the genome of bacterium encodes:
- a CDS encoding cysteine-rich small domain-containing protein, with translation MKVREPDFCPLYKTSERCHEMAEEELNCFFCGCPFFDYGLWDEEHKKFGGCKINSPYGTRNEYGYWDCSKCLIPHRSQFVENFLKKEFKI, from the coding sequence ATGAAAGTGCGAGAACCCGATTTCTGCCCTCTTTACAAAACCAGCGAAAGGTGTCACGAAATGGCCGAAGAAGAATTAAACTGTTTCTTCTGCGGATGTCCTTTTTTTGATTACGGACTGTGGGATGAGGAGCATAAAAAATTTGGGGGGTGTAAAATTAATTCCCCTTACGGCACGAGGAATGAATATGGTTACTGGGACTGCTCCAAATGCCTGATTCCCCATCGTAGCCAATTTGTAGAAAATTTTCTTAAAAAGGAATTTAAGATCTGA